TTACCTGACCATTCCCGGATTGGTGGATTCCGTGACCCAGAACGAGTGGTGTCTGGCCTGTTTTGACGGCAACTATCCGGTGCCGTTATCCGACAGGGTGGGCAAAGACTGCCTGGAAGCCGCCCCCGGCATCATCAAGGAATTCTGTTAGGGGAAGCGCATGACCTGCACTACGGAACACAAGGACTGGCTGGAACTGGCCCGCGAGGTTCTGGATACGGAAATCCAGGGGCTTGGAGCGGTGCGGGATCAGCTCGATGACGCCTTTGTCCGGGCCTTGACCGCCATGGCCCAGTGTCAGGGGCGCGTGGTCATCACCGGCGTGGGCAAGTCCGGGCTGGTCGGGCGCAAGATTGCCGCCACGCTGTCCTCAACCGGGACGCCTTCGTTTTTCCTGCATTCAGTTGAAGGTGCGCATGGCGATATGGGCATGATTCGCAAGGAGGACGTGGTGTTGGCCCTGTCCAACTCCGGTGGCACCGACGAAGTCAATGCCATCATCCCGGTGCTCAAGTCGCTGGGCGCGCTGGTCATTGCCATGACCTCCAATCGGGTCTCGGCCATGGCCCAGGCTGCGGACATTGTCATCAAGGTCCATGTACCCAGGGAGGCATGTCCCATGGGGCTGGCTCCCACTTCATCCACCACCGCGCAACTGGCCGTGGGCGACGCTCTGGCCGTCTGCCTCATGGAATGGAAGTCCTTCGGCAAGGACGATTTCAAGAAATTTCATCCCGGCGGATCGCTGGGGCAGAGATTGGCGACCTGCATCGACCAACTCATGCACGTGGACGGACTGCCCGTGGTCCGGGAGGGTGACTCTCTTGAGACTGCCCTTGCAACGCTGAATTCAGGCGGTCTTGGTTTGGTGGCCATCGTGGACGGAGATGATGTTCTCAAGGGCGTTTTTTCCGATGGCGACGTGCGGCGGTTGGTCTGCGCCGGTTCTCTGGATGCAGGCCGCGCCATCAGCGATGTCATGACCGAATCGCCCAGGCGTGCGACCACGGGCGATTCTTCGGCCCATGTTCTCGACGTCATGGAGCGCAGTCAGATTACCGTGCTGCCCGTGGTTCTCGAGGACGGGCGGCTGGCGGGCATGGTGCATCTGCACGATCTGCTCGGCAAGGGCGAACTCCGTTTTTCCAACGGCCATACCAGGGATGCCGGGTAACCCGGCAGGAGCGCATGGTGACCCGGACGCAGAACGGCGATTCAGACGTTTGCAGGCGATGCTCCTTTCTGGGGCCGACCTGCTGTCGGATTGCCTCGGGCAGTGAGGAATTCTGTTTTCCTCTTTCGCTGGTGGAGAAGGAGCGCATCCGGGAGCATGTTCCCTATACCGGGGGATTTGTGCTGTCGCCCAACTCCAAGGCCTTCATAGACTATGTCTGCAGGTTGTTTCCTGGCGAGGAGGATGCGGTCGGACAGTTGTTTCCCCATGGCAAGGAGCATTTTCGTCTGGCCGTGGATTCTTTGGGCGCTTGTCGGTTTCTCGGCCCCTTGGGGTGCGAGATACCGCAAGAGGTACGTCCCTATTACTGCCGTCTGTTCCCGTTCTGGATGGCCGGGAACGTGGTCACGCATTTTGACACTCCCACCTGCCTTGCTCGACGCGAGGGAGGGACATTGGTACGAATACTCGACATTCTCGATATGAACAAATCGGCTGTCAAGGACCTCTACGGGCGGTTGCGTCTGGTATGGGGATTGCCGCCCAGCAAGGGCGCGAGCCGAGTCAAGAAAAGCTTCTGACGGATATAATATGAAAAAATTCCTGAAAATATTTGGTGTTGTGTTTCTTGTCTGTTTTCTCACAGGCATCGGCGGTGCGGTTTGGGTGTACCACTGGGCGGCCAGTGATCTGCCCGGATTTAAGAACATTACCGACTACAATCCACCGCTGGTGACCACGGTTTATGCCAAGGACAACCAGGTCCTGGGGTATTTCTACAAAGAGAAGCGGTTCCTGGTGACGTTGGATCAGATGAGCGGTTGGCTGCCGAAGGCATTTCTCGCGGCCGAGGACGCCAGCTTCTATCAGCATGACGGCGTGGACCTCACTGCCATTGTTCGTGCGTTCAAGGCCAATCTCATGGCCGGCCGGACCAAACAGGGCGGTTCCACCATCACCCAACAGATCATCAAGCGGTTGCTGTTGACTTCCGAACGAAGCTACCAGCGCAAGCTCAAAGAGGCCATTCTTGCGTTCCGGCTGGAGAATTACCTGACCAAGGAAGAGATTCTGACAATTTATCTGAATCATATTTTTCTTGGAGCGCATTCCTATGGAGTGGAAGCCGCCTCCAGAACGTATTTCGCAAAACACGCCAAGGATCTGAGCATAGCCGAATCCGCCATGCTCGCAGGGCTGCCTCAGGCACCTTCCCGGTATAATCCATATCAGAATATGAATCTTGCCCGGCAGCGGCAGGAGTACGTGCTCGGCCAGATGCGCCACCTCGGGTGGATCAGCCCTGAAGAGTATCAGACCGCCATGGATGAGCAGGTGGAATTGAAGTCCATGGACGATCCGTCCTGGAGGACCGGGGCCTATTATCTTGAAGAAGTGCGCCGTTGGCTCATCGACCAGTACGGTGAAGAAGCTGTTTACAACGGGGGACTGACCGTAACCACCCCCTGCGACATGAAGCATCAGGCTGCTGCGGAAAAGGCCCTTCGTCGTGGTCTGCTCGATTCGGCCCAGCGGCGCGGTTGGCTTGGTCCCATCGGTCACTTCACGGCCGCCGATGAGCCTGCCATTCTGGCTGAAGGCCCTCAGGATACCGAAGGGATCATGGAAAGGGATCACTTGATGAAGGCCTTTGTCTCCGGCGTGACCCAGGACAAGGCGTCGGTCCGCTTCGGCAGGTTCAAGGGGGAGATTCCCCTGAAGGCCATGTGGTGGGTGCGTGAACCGGACATCAGAAGGAGTCATGAAGACGTACCCGATCCGGTTGATGCGCGTAAGGTGCTGAAGAAGGGCGATGTGGTCTGGGTAACCGTGGCTCAGGCCCCCAAGCAGGAAGACGGCGTCTGGATTCTCGACCTGGAGCGTGAACCCAAGGTGGAAGGGGGACTGGTGTCCATCATCCCCGCCACTGGTGAAGTGCTGGCCCTGGTGGGCGGCTACGCCTTTGAGAAGAGCCAGTTCAACCGGGCTATTCAGGCCAAGCGGCAACCCGGTTCCGCATTCAAGCCCATCGTGTATTCCACGGCCATCGACAACGGATTCACTGCAGCTTCGATGGTCCTGGATGCGCCGATTGTCTATGCCAACGACGCTGAAGGCAAGCTTTGGCGTCCGCAGAACTTCGAGGGAACCTTCGAAGGGCCGACCCTGCTCCGTACCGCTTTGGTCAAATCCAAGAACCTGTGTACGATCCGGGTGGCCCAAAAACTCGGTATCCGCAAGATCATCGAACGGGCAGAGGCCATGGGCCTGGTTTCGGATTTCCCGCATGACCTGTCCGTGTCCCTGGGGTCTGCCAGTGTCTCACTGATGAATCTGTGCGAGGCATACACGACATTCCCGCGCGGCGGTTCCTACGTCAAGCCGCGTACGGTTTTGTCCGTGAAGTCCGCCTGGGGCGAGGATATGTACTCTTCGGTGCCTGAAACCGTGGATGCCATCAGCCCGCAGACCGCCTATATAATGGCCACTCTGATGAAACAGGTGGTGCAGAATGGAACCGGTTGGAGAGCGCGTGTCCTGGGCCGGCCAGTGGCGGGCAAGACCGGGACTTCCAACAACGAGCAGGACGCCTGGTACATGGGGTATGCCCCGTACCTGTTGACCGGCGTATATATCGGGTTCGACGAATTGACCCCCATGGGCAAGTGGGAAACCGGTTCGCGTGCCGCCAGCCCCATTTGGGTGGACTACCGCCAGAAGGTTGAAGAGGATTATCCGTATGAGGACTTCACTCAGCCTCCGGGAATTGTTATGGTCAGGGTGGACGGGGCTACGGGCAAGCTTGCTTCGCCGTCCTCGACCCAGGAATTCTTTTTGCCGTTCAAGGTGGGAACGGAGCCTACGGAAACGGCCCGGCCCTATGGCAACGGGAACGGAGAAGGGCCTGCGTCTGATGATGATCTGTTCAAGCAAACCTTCTAGGCATGGGAGCTGACCATGGAGCTGGAACTCTATCAGGTGGACGCGTTTGCGGAGGAAGTTTTCAGCGGCAACCCGGCTGCGGTCATGCCGTTGTACGAATGGCCGTCTGACGAATTGTTGCAAAATATCGCCATGGAGAACAATCTCTCCGAGACCGCGTTTTTCGTGCGCAAGGGCGAGTATTTCGAGTTGCGCTGGTTCACCCCGGAAACGGAAGTGGACCTGTGCGGCCATGCCACGTTGGCCAGCGCCCATGTCCTCTATGAATATCTGGACTATACCGATCCCGTAGTGGTCTTTGAGACCAAGAGCGGACGGCTCTTCGTGGACCGCGAAGAGGGGCTCTATTCCATGGACTTCCCGTCCTGGACCTACAGTGAGATTCAGGTGACCGAGCGGGTTTCCAAGGCGTTGGGCGTCCGCCCGGCCAAGCTGTTCATGGGACACCGCGACATGATGGCCGTATTCGAGACCGGCGATGAAATCCGGGCCTTGAAACCGGATTTCGGCCTGGTCGCCAAACTGGACGGCATGTGTCTTATCTGCACGGCCCCCGGACTGGATTACGACTTTGTCTCACGCGTCTTCGTGCCCGAGGTGAATATCCCGGAAGACCCGGTCACCGGCTCGGCCCACTGCATGTTGGTGCCGTACTGGGCCGATCGTTTCGGCAAGTCCCGGCTCGAATCCTATCAGGCATCGGCCCGTGGCGGCGTGCTTCATTGCGAATACATGGGGGATCGCGTCAAGATCGCAGGAAAGGCCGTGACCTATATGAAGGGAATCGTGGTTCTGTAAGGAGGAGCTGTGCCGTTTATCAAGGTCGAAACCAATGTGCGCGTCAGGGATGTGGCCGGGAGCACCAAGAGGCTGTCCGAGCTGGCCGCTGAGTTGCTCGACAAACCTGAAATCTATGTCCTGGCCGTGCTGGAGCCGGAAAAGTCGCTCATCTTCGGAGGAACTCCCGACCCTGCGGCCTATGTGACCCTGGATTCCATCCGGCTCCCCGAAGACCGCATTCCGAAATTCTCCGCTGCCGTCTGCGCATTTCTCGAGAAGGAATACTCCATTCCCGGCAATCGGGTGTATATCGCCTTCAGCGACATCATGCCTCATCGTTTCGGCTGGGACGGTCGGACGTTCTGAAATCCTGACACTTTATGAAAAAAGCCGGGTAAGCTGTGATGCTTGCCCGGCTTTGCTTTTGTGTTACAGCAGCTTCAGCCGCCAGTTGAATTCGCTGGTGCGTTTGGGGCGGGGAACGGCCTTGGGCCAGTCCTCGCGGATGGTAATGAACGTCTTGATGCCGAGCTTTTCAAGGGTCTTGTACTCGTTGCTCAGGTCCAGCTCCCAGCCGGGGAAAATCCAGTTGTTCTGGCCGTGCTTGCGGACGAAGGCGACTTCATGCATGGGGCTTTTCAAGGCCTCGTCAAAGGGGACGCTTTCCGCCAGGAAACGGGAAATGCCGAAGGGCCACAGCCCCTTGATGACAAAACCGAGGGAAAGAGGCGGGTTTTGGGCCAGCGTCTGTATGTCTTCCAACGGCAGTTCCGGGTTGATGATCGCGCTGGAGCAGCCAAGGTCCTTGAGCATGCCGAGGGCCAGCCTGTTTGAGGCGTTGCAGTATGGACCGGCCACCAGGGTGGCGTTTTTGCGGTCCTCAAAGAAGGCGGCCTGCCACGGGGCATTCAGCACGAATTCCCGTGCCCCCTTTTTGACAGCTTCCTTGATCAGGGAACGGTATTTCTTGTCCTCGTCGGGCCAGATGACCGGCGGCAGCCACCACTGGGAGCGGGAGACGATCTTGCCCGGTATCTTGCCGATGGTGGACCGTTCCAGCCAGAAGGCGGAGCGGTCGTAGATATGGCCTCTGGGCGGTTGGCGGAACAGGGAGATGGTCTCAGACCTGCTCTTGTTCTTTGAGCGCGGCGCAGCCTTGGGCCAGGTGGGCGTGAACGTGGAAGCCTTCGGCTCCGGTGCCGGGAACAGGTCGAGTTCCCTTTCCAGGCCCTTGATGAGTTTGGTCAACTCCGGCTCGCGGCGGTCCACCAGGAAGA
The nucleotide sequence above comes from Pseudodesulfovibrio sp. S3. Encoded proteins:
- a CDS encoding phenylpyruvate tautomerase MIF-related protein; the encoded protein is MPFIKVETNVRVRDVAGSTKRLSELAAELLDKPEIYVLAVLEPEKSLIFGGTPDPAAYVTLDSIRLPEDRIPKFSAAVCAFLEKEYSIPGNRVYIAFSDIMPHRFGWDGRTF
- a CDS encoding PhzF family phenazine biosynthesis protein; this encodes MELELYQVDAFAEEVFSGNPAAVMPLYEWPSDELLQNIAMENNLSETAFFVRKGEYFELRWFTPETEVDLCGHATLASAHVLYEYLDYTDPVVVFETKSGRLFVDREEGLYSMDFPSWTYSEIQVTERVSKALGVRPAKLFMGHRDMMAVFETGDEIRALKPDFGLVAKLDGMCLICTAPGLDYDFVSRVFVPEVNIPEDPVTGSAHCMLVPYWADRFGKSRLESYQASARGGVLHCEYMGDRVKIAGKAVTYMKGIVVL
- a CDS encoding zinc/iron-chelating domain-containing protein — encoded protein: MVTRTQNGDSDVCRRCSFLGPTCCRIASGSEEFCFPLSLVEKERIREHVPYTGGFVLSPNSKAFIDYVCRLFPGEEDAVGQLFPHGKEHFRLAVDSLGACRFLGPLGCEIPQEVRPYYCRLFPFWMAGNVVTHFDTPTCLARREGGTLVRILDILDMNKSAVKDLYGRLRLVWGLPPSKGASRVKKSF
- a CDS encoding PBP1A family penicillin-binding protein, translating into MKKFLKIFGVVFLVCFLTGIGGAVWVYHWAASDLPGFKNITDYNPPLVTTVYAKDNQVLGYFYKEKRFLVTLDQMSGWLPKAFLAAEDASFYQHDGVDLTAIVRAFKANLMAGRTKQGGSTITQQIIKRLLLTSERSYQRKLKEAILAFRLENYLTKEEILTIYLNHIFLGAHSYGVEAASRTYFAKHAKDLSIAESAMLAGLPQAPSRYNPYQNMNLARQRQEYVLGQMRHLGWISPEEYQTAMDEQVELKSMDDPSWRTGAYYLEEVRRWLIDQYGEEAVYNGGLTVTTPCDMKHQAAAEKALRRGLLDSAQRRGWLGPIGHFTAADEPAILAEGPQDTEGIMERDHLMKAFVSGVTQDKASVRFGRFKGEIPLKAMWWVREPDIRRSHEDVPDPVDARKVLKKGDVVWVTVAQAPKQEDGVWILDLEREPKVEGGLVSIIPATGEVLALVGGYAFEKSQFNRAIQAKRQPGSAFKPIVYSTAIDNGFTAASMVLDAPIVYANDAEGKLWRPQNFEGTFEGPTLLRTALVKSKNLCTIRVAQKLGIRKIIERAEAMGLVSDFPHDLSVSLGSASVSLMNLCEAYTTFPRGGSYVKPRTVLSVKSAWGEDMYSSVPETVDAISPQTAYIMATLMKQVVQNGTGWRARVLGRPVAGKTGTSNNEQDAWYMGYAPYLLTGVYIGFDELTPMGKWETGSRAASPIWVDYRQKVEEDYPYEDFTQPPGIVMVRVDGATGKLASPSSTQEFFLPFKVGTEPTETARPYGNGNGEGPASDDDLFKQTF
- a CDS encoding KpsF/GutQ family sugar-phosphate isomerase, producing MTCTTEHKDWLELAREVLDTEIQGLGAVRDQLDDAFVRALTAMAQCQGRVVITGVGKSGLVGRKIAATLSSTGTPSFFLHSVEGAHGDMGMIRKEDVVLALSNSGGTDEVNAIIPVLKSLGALVIAMTSNRVSAMAQAADIVIKVHVPREACPMGLAPTSSTTAQLAVGDALAVCLMEWKSFGKDDFKKFHPGGSLGQRLATCIDQLMHVDGLPVVREGDSLETALATLNSGGLGLVAIVDGDDVLKGVFSDGDVRRLVCAGSLDAGRAISDVMTESPRRATTGDSSAHVLDVMERSQITVLPVVLEDGRLAGMVHLHDLLGKGELRFSNGHTRDAG